The nucleotide window TATTTACTCCGGAAGTAATTGCTAATTCAGATTTAACCAGTGGTGCTTATTCAAATAACACTACTGTTGTTGTTGAACCTAAACTTGAATTGAAACAGGAGATTGACAAATCAACCGTTGATGTAGGTGATAAGGTAACTATCAAAGTCACCGTAACAAATGTCGGCGGCTGTGATTTAGACAATGTTTATGTAATTGAACATTTCCCTGATGGATTGAAATATGACAGCTTCAAAGGTGAAGGATGGACCAAAGTGGGTAATAAATTTATCTACTCTGGTGTTTTAGGTATTGGTGAAAGTGCAAGCTTTGAAATGGTCTTCTACGCTACTAAAGAAGGTTCTGTAATAAATTCTGTTGTTGCAGGATCAAACATGACTGATGAAATCGGTGATGATGTTGAAGTAGAAGTGGTTAATAAAACTAAACCACATCCAAGACCTCATCCTAAGCCTGAGCCTCGTCCAGAACCTCGTCCAGAGCCTACTCCGGAAAATGAAACAGTTAAACATAAGCCTGTTAGCGAACCTGCAACTATGCACGCTACTGGTAATCCAATAATCTTATTGTTATTGGCAATTATGGCTATTATACCATTAAGAAGACGTAAACACTAAAATTAAAATTTTCGGGAGTTTTTACTCCCTCTACTATTTTTTTTTAAAATTTTTAACTAGATTTTTTGATGATAACTTTTTTTTACTTCAACTATTTATACTATAACTGTTATAAATAACAGTACTTTATACATTTTAACTTCTAATGTGGTTAAATTGTTTAGATGGGGGAAGGAAGTTGAATAAAATTAGATATATTGCATTATTCTCAATTTTTTGTTTAATGTTAATAATGCCGATAGCATTTGCTAGTGAAAATAATACGATTGTTGCAGTGGATAATGCAATTGAAAATTCCACAGCAGCCAGTTCGGGCGGCGACATTCTAAAATCAGACATATATTTCAATTCAGAAATTGAAATTGATGGTGACGGATCATTTTACAAACCATATAAGGATTTAAAAAGCAGTCGTATTGTGTCCGATTCCACAGTTCATTTCGCCGATGGGGAATATGAACTCGACAAGGCTATCTCAGCTAAAAATTTGAATATTGTTGGAAGCAATCCTTCAAAAACCATAATAAAATATCATGGTTTGGGATTGGATTCATCAACTTCCATAACTCTTAAAAATGTAACTTTCATTAATTTTGCCATATCCACTACAGGCAGTTTGAATGTTTCAAATTGCATCTTTAAGGATTCTTCTAATAATGTTATTTCATCTTCAACTAGAAAATCCGTAACTTATATTGATAATTCCACATTTTTAAGCAATTCTGCTTCTAAGGGTGGAGCAATCAGTGTTGTGGGAGGAAACCTGACCATAACCAATTCCATATTCAATAACAATCATGCAACAACTGCAGGTGCAATTTATGTTAATGACGCATATTTGACAATAGACAATACACTGTTTGATTCAAATTATGCTGATTCTTATGGTGGGGCAATTGCATGTGAAAACGATGCTGTCACTTTTATCAATAAATCAAAGTTCTATAACTGTTATGCTATTGAAGATGCTGCAGGTGGAATCTATCAAATAAATTCCGAGTTGGAGTCCAATTCATTGGAAATGGTTAATTGTACCGCTAATTTTGGAGGCGCAATTGTTTCTTTAAAATCAAATCTATATTTGAATGATTTTGTTGGAAGAAACAATGCTGCAAAATATTATGGTGGTGCCATTTATTCGCTGTATCGTGTACTTTCAATTGAAAATTCTACTTTGACAAATAATTCCGCTAAGGATGGTGGGGCGATATATGCTGATGATGTTGAAATATTTACAGTCAAATCTAACACTTTTGCAAATAATCGAGCTTCAAATGCTGCGAGTGCGGTTTATTCAGTTGGAAGTGATTTGGTCTATTATGATTCAATTTTAGATAAGGAATTAAACAATACATTCATTAACAATGATGTTTATGAATCATGGATGCATAACTCCTTTGTCGGAAATGGAAACTACACATTATTCAGGTATAATTCATCATATCATATCTTGCCTTCCAGATATGATTTAAGGGAATTGGGTTATGTTACTCCAGTAAAGGCCCAAGGAAACGGAGGGAACTGTTGGGCATTTTCATCCCTTGGTGCTCTTGAGTCCTGCATTCTAAAGGCAAGCGGAAAATCTTATGACCTTTCTGAAGAAAACATGAAAAACTTAATGGCTATGTATTCCTCTTATGGATGGGCTATGGAAAACAATATTGGGGGATATGATAAGATGGGAACAGGATATCTTGCCGGTTGGTTAGGACCTGTCAATGAAAGTGAGGATCCATATAATCCTTCTTCAATTTTATCTCCTATTTTGAATAGTATTATTCATGTTCAAAATATTGTATATTTGAATAGGACTTCTTATACTGGCAATGATGAAATCAAGAAAGCTTTAATGGAATATGGTGCTGTTGCAACAAGCATATATTGGAGCAGCTCTAACATGAATGGTACAAATTACTATTATTCCGGAAGCACAGGTTCAAACCATGCCATTGTTATTGTTGGTTGGGATGACACATATTCACGAAGTAACTTCAAAACAACACCTGAAGGTGACGGTGCATGGATTATTAAAAACAGTCATGGTGCCGGTTCTGGAGATAAAGGATTTTTTTATGTTTCATATTATGATACCAATTGCGCTCCATTGGATAATCCTTATTCAACCTACACTTTTCTCCTTAATGATACAATCAAATTTGATAAGAATTATCAGTATGACGTTCCGGGTTGGACTGATTTCTTTTTGAATTCATCAAGTACTGTCTGGTACAAAAACAAGTTTGTTGCAACTGATGATGAATATCTGGCTGCGGTTTCAACTTATTTCCAAAAGAAGTCTAATTGGGAAATGTCACTTTATGTAAATGATGTTTTAAGGGTAACCAAAAGTGGTATTGATACTTCAAGTTACAAAACCATCGATTTGGGTCTGTTGATTCCTCTCAAGGCAGGAGATATATTCAACGTCATATTCAAGATAACGGTTGATAAGGAAGCAGGTGTGCCTATTTCAGAATATGTTTCACTCAACAGTGAATTTTACACAGATAACGTCTCATTTATCAGTTATGATGGCAAAAACTGGCAGGATTTATATTATCTTTCATGGGAATATCCTGGCCATACTTACGGATCACAGGTAGCCTGCATCAAGGCATTCACAATATTGAATGAGATAAATACTTCAGTTCATTTGGATGTTTTAAATATTGGTGAGGATAATGCTGATATTGTTGCAACAGTCTTTGATGAATACGGTAATTTAGTCAATAGGGGGGATGTGACATTTACAATCAACGGTTTGGATTATACTGTTAAAATTGCAAACGGCATTGCCAAATTCAATGCTTTGCTGATTAAGGATCAGATAAATAAATTTTATGCAAGATTCAGTGAAGTCGGTTACAATCAGTCAAGCAATTTCATAATGGTTTCCAACAAGCCAATTAGCACATCAATGAATGTAAGCGTTTCATCTTCAAACAGTAATCCTCTCAAAATCAGTGCAGTGATTTTAGACAAAAACGGTAATAAGGTAGAAAGCGGAATGGTTACTTTTAATGTTGATGGTGAGGATTATAAGATTAATGTGAATGATGGGGAGGCTAACTTTACTCATATTTTTAAATCCGGAGGATTGAAAAACATTGTAGTCAGTTATGATGACTTATATTGTTACGCTTCTTCAAAAAGGACATTATCTAAGGAAATAGGGATAAAGGATGTTTCAATTTATTTGTCCGTTGACAATAACTATAATCCTGTTGTCATTACTGCAGATATTGTTGATAAGGATGGCTTTTCTGTGAATTGTGGTAAAGTTACTTTCAATGTGGAAGGAAGTGATTTTACTGTGGATGTCAAAAATGGGGTGGCTGACTTGAAATATAATTTTAAACGTTTTGGTTTTAATAAAATAGTTGCCACATATATGGATGATTCTTATTTATATAAATCCAATTCTACCTATGATTTCTTTGATATTTCAGCGATAAAGACATATTTGGAATTTAATTTCGATTCAGTCAATGTATTCAATCCGGTTAATATAAGCTGTACCGTTAGGGATTTGAATTCCAATTTGGTCAATAGAGGATATGTCACTTTTATCATAAATAATGATGAAAGCAAAGTCAAGGTAGAAAACGGAGTGGCCAGTCTGGAATATCTATTCAAAAGC belongs to uncultured Methanobrevibacter sp. and includes:
- a CDS encoding Ig-like domain repeat protein translates to MNKIRYIALFSIFCLMLIMPIAFASENNTIVAVDNAIENSTAASSGGDILKSDIYFNSEIEIDGDGSFYKPYKDLKSSRIVSDSTVHFADGEYELDKAISAKNLNIVGSNPSKTIIKYHGLGLDSSTSITLKNVTFINFAISTTGSLNVSNCIFKDSSNNVISSSTRKSVTYIDNSTFLSNSASKGGAISVVGGNLTITNSIFNNNHATTAGAIYVNDAYLTIDNTLFDSNYADSYGGAIACENDAVTFINKSKFYNCYAIEDAAGGIYQINSELESNSLEMVNCTANFGGAIVSLKSNLYLNDFVGRNNAAKYYGGAIYSLYRVLSIENSTLTNNSAKDGGAIYADDVEIFTVKSNTFANNRASNAASAVYSVGSDLVYYDSILDKELNNTFINNDVYESWMHNSFVGNGNYTLFRYNSSYHILPSRYDLRELGYVTPVKAQGNGGNCWAFSSLGALESCILKASGKSYDLSEENMKNLMAMYSSYGWAMENNIGGYDKMGTGYLAGWLGPVNESEDPYNPSSILSPILNSIIHVQNIVYLNRTSYTGNDEIKKALMEYGAVATSIYWSSSNMNGTNYYYSGSTGSNHAIVIVGWDDTYSRSNFKTTPEGDGAWIIKNSHGAGSGDKGFFYVSYYDTNCAPLDNPYSTYTFLLNDTIKFDKNYQYDVPGWTDFFLNSSSTVWYKNKFVATDDEYLAAVSTYFQKKSNWEMSLYVNDVLRVTKSGIDTSSYKTIDLGLLIPLKAGDIFNVIFKITVDKEAGVPISEYVSLNSEFYTDNVSFISYDGKNWQDLYYLSWEYPGHTYGSQVACIKAFTILNEINTSVHLDVLNIGEDNADIVATVFDEYGNLVNRGDVTFTINGLDYTVKIANGIAKFNALLIKDQINKFYARFSEVGYNQSSNFIMVSNKPISTSMNVSVSSSNSNPLKISAVILDKNGNKVESGMVTFNVDGEDYKINVNDGEANFTHIFKSGGLKNIVVSYDDLYCYASSKRTLSKEIGIKDVSIYLSVDNNYNPVVITADIVDKDGFSVNCGKVTFNVEGSDFTVDVKNGVADLKYNFKRFGFNKIVATYMDDSYLYKSNSTYDFFDISAIKTYLEFNFDSVNVFNPVNISCTVRDLNSNLVNRGYVTFIINNDESKVKVENGVASLEYLFKSFGTNVISANYDDDGNYYGESSNTISLNVSKTSVDLSVGVDVEKNVHTIRVKISKPVSDYVTIRLNDNPYSVKSDNGQAILILENLNPGKYKIKAYMDSYIYKSDEATFDFTVNKKATRISCDDVFYFDSQISCPITFVDEFGHEVSGCKLSVNIDGKLYDVTTNDSGIGLLKFSSNPGQHKIYVSFNGNSQYLKSDLTKTITIKSTIELPSASKYTYNAKYSVVFRDAKGNLLKNTKITLKVNNNVYNLVTDNDGKISHNIDLAKGKYEVVVTNLPTGEVKTQSINVVSRLTASGVTMYYGAGKYYKVRAYDDHGNVAKGVKVTIKFNGKTYYRDTDSNGYASLKISAKAKSYTITSTYKSFKVSNKIVIKPTLITKNMAVKKSKTFKFNVKLLNSKGKVLKSKKITVKFKGKIYKTKTNKKGIATFKIKVNSVKGKFTITTSYGSLKNTNKITVK